Within the Nitrospira sp. genome, the region CAACGCCACGAGCCTGATGGCCTTCCTGTCGTTGCCAGATGAGATCGATACGCGCAACCTCCTGATGGCAGCCTTCAGCGCGGGCAAACGTGTCGCCGCGCCGTGCGCCGACTGGGACGCCCGCGCAATGCGCGCCGTCGAGATGCGCTCGATCGACGATGTGCGCGAGACCGGCCCGCACGGAATCCGCGAACCCGCGAACGGCTGGCAAGGTGGAGTGATCCCGCGGGAGCGCCTGGAACTGATTCTCGTGCCGGGTCTGGCGTTTGACGAACGCGGGGCGCGCCTCGGCCGCGCGGCGGGTTTCTACGACCGGTTTCTCGCGCAGCCCGGCCTGGGCGCGACGCGCATGGCGCTCGCGTTCGACTGCCAGATCGTGGAGCGCGTGCCGACGGAACCGCACGACCAGGGCGTGGACCTGATCGTCACCGAATCGCGCGTTATTCGTCCAGCTTGACGCGTACGACGCGCGTTTCGCCGTTTGGCGCCGTGACATCAAGCCGCGCCTCGCGTCGGCCTTCGAGTCGCGTCCGCAACGTTGCAACGGTCGGCGTCGGCGCGTCATCAATCGCCGTAATCAGATCACCCACCTGAAGGGACTGCGCCTCCGACCCCTCACGCTTCACGCTCCGCACCAGCACGCCGGCGCGCTCCGCGTGCTCGCGGGCGTCAATCGCGATCGCGCGCGATTCCGGTCGCCGCGCCATGAACAGCCATAGTTCCGGCTGCATCGTGCGGGCCTGCACACCCAACGAATCGAGCGAAACGGCGTCGATCGCGTTGCGCGTGTCGACATACGCGTCAATATTGGCGGGCCGCTCTCCGATTTTGACCGGAATCTCCAAGAGCGAACCGTTGCGAATCACCTGTACATGCGCCGTGTCGCCGGGCAGCATGTTCCCGACCACCGCCAGCACCGCCGCCGTCGTCCGAACATCCGCCCCGTCGACGGAGATAATCATGTCCTCACAGCGCAATCCGGCGCGATACGCCGGCGAATCTTCGTAGACGATGTCGACCAGGACGCCCCAGTAATTGGCGCCGCCGAACAGGTCGACCGTCCGGTCGGTCACGTCCATCATGCTGATACCCAGCCAGCCGCGCTTCACGACCCCCGTCGCGCGCAGTTGCTCGCTGATGTTCATCGCCATCTTGGCCGGAATCGCCAGTCCGACGCCGGCGGAGTACCCGGTCTCGGTCGCAATCGCCGTATTGATGCCGATCACCTCGCCACGCATGTTCAACAGCGGGCCGCCTGAGTTACCCGGATTGATCGCCGCGTCGGTCTGGATGAAGTCCTGAAACGCCATCCGCCAGCCGGGGACGATGTTCGTCCGCCCCTTGGCGCTGACGATGCCGTGCGAGACGGTATGCGATAGGCCGAACGGCGCGCCGACGGCCAACACCCAGTCGCCGACTTCCATTTCGTCTGAATTGCCGAACCGCAGCGGATGCAGATCGTGCGCGCCAATCCGCAGCACCGCCAGATCGCTTTGCGAATCCACTCCGATCACCTGCGCTTCAAACTCGCGCCGGTTGTAGAGGCGAACGCGGACTTTTTCGCGGCCTTCGATGACGTGCGCGTTGGTCAGAATGCTCCCGTCCGCGTCGATCACCACCCCGCTGCCGGACGCCTGCTCGAACGACTCACGCAATTCCTGTTCACGCTCGCGAAGCGCGCGATTCTCTTCGGCCAGCTTGCGCATCTCCTCGCGGGACGGATTCGGCCCGGCCGCGGCGATTCGTTTCTCGACCTCGGCGCGTTCGCGCTGCAACTCCGCCAGGCCCGCTTCGCTCCATGAGCGGATCGACACCACGCCCGGCCGCGCGACGCGCGCCACCATGCGAAACGTATTCGCGATCTGCCCGGCCTCAGACAGCTCCTCGCCGTTGGCGGTGATCCGGCCGCGCTCCATCGCGTAGGCCACATGGGTCACGACCCGCGAAGGCAGGTCGAACGCGATCATCGCCAATGCCAGCAACGCGCCTACCAGGACCGGCAAACGCGGTGAACTGGTCCGCCGGGCCACACGCCGCGGAGCGGGCGCCTCGATTGTTGTTACGTGATCCATCTGACCTTCCATCAATCCACCGTCCCTGAAATGGCGACCCCGCGCGGCGGCGCGGCGGTCGGCCAGTGGGTTATGAGACCTGCCCGAGCCCATGCCCCGGGCGCCGGCAGGCCGCCGTCTCGAACGTCGACCTGGAATATGGTATTGTTATCGAGTCTGTTGGCGCCAAAATCTTCCCAGACGCCGGGCGGGCCGGGGGGAACCAGCGCCGGACCACACGACCTGATTTCCCGCCGCGCGAGGGAGGTGATTCGGCATGTCCGTTTCCCACGATTTTTCTACGGTTCGACTCGAAGACACGCTCGACGCCATCAGCCGCCACGTCCTGCTGGACGGGTTTGAGATGGTGCTCGACCTGCGGGCCAGCCACGGCAGTTATATGCACGATGCCCTCACGGGGCGGGATTATCTCGATTTCTACGCGTTTTTCGCCAGCATGCCGCTGACGTTCAACCACCCCCGCCTGCGCGAGCCCGATTTTCAGGCGGAATTGCTGGCGGTCGCCGGGGCAAAAGTCGCCAACGCGGACATTTACACGCATCCTTACGCCAAATTCGTCCAGGCGTTCGCCGATGTGGCCCAGCTGCCCGGCATGGACCGGTTTTTCTTCATCGACAGCGGGGCCCTGGCGGTTGAAAACGCCATG harbors:
- a CDS encoding 5-formyltetrahydrofolate cyclo-ligase gives rise to the protein MTKAALRAQIRATLGAMEPVARDQASAAVFRRASALPEFTNATSLMAFLSLPDEIDTRNLLMAAFSAGKRVAAPCADWDARAMRAVEMRSIDDVRETGPHGIREPANGWQGGVIPRERLELILVPGLAFDERGARLGRAAGFYDRFLAQPGLGATRMALAFDCQIVERVPTEPHDQGVDLIVTESRVIRPA
- the htrA gene encoding putative periplasmic serine endoprotease DegP-like protein, translating into MDHVTTIEAPAPRRVARRTSSPRLPVLVGALLALAMIAFDLPSRVVTHVAYAMERGRITANGEELSEAGQIANTFRMVARVARPGVVSIRSWSEAGLAELQRERAEVEKRIAAAGPNPSREEMRKLAEENRALREREQELRESFEQASGSGVVIDADGSILTNAHVIEGREKVRVRLYNRREFEAQVIGVDSQSDLAVLRIGAHDLHPLRFGNSDEMEVGDWVLAVGAPFGLSHTVSHGIVSAKGRTNIVPGWRMAFQDFIQTDAAINPGNSGGPLLNMRGEVIGINTAIATETGYSAGVGLAIPAKMAMNISEQLRATGVVKRGWLGISMMDVTDRTVDLFGGANYWGVLVDIVYEDSPAYRAGLRCEDMIISVDGADVRTTAAVLAVVGNMLPGDTAHVQVIRNGSLLEIPVKIGERPANIDAYVDTRNAIDAVSLDSLGVQARTMQPELWLFMARRPESRAIAIDAREHAERAGVLVRSVKREGSEAQSLQVGDLITAIDDAPTPTVATLRTRLEGRREARLDVTAPNGETRVVRVKLDE